atttatttattctttctttttatttttttcccttaATTTGGGGCTTGGAGTTCCTCATcaaggaaaggaaaagaaggaaagtgaggaaaaaaggaaagtgAGGATGGTGCCATCTTTCTTCTAAAGAAAAGAGTTGCAGCCCCTTCTTTTCCTTACACTGAAGGATATCATTAGTTCGTTGATTATGCTTGTAGTGTATGAAAAATGTGCTAGTTATTGGAAATTTACTAATCTCTTAAGCAAGCTCCTTATTGACTTAAAAAAAGTGAACTTGAAGTTGTCCGAACTATGATAGCTTAATTATGTTCAAACTAGCTCTTGAAAAGTTTATTCAAGAACTATTTTATGATTGCACTTGTACTTGTAGTCTTAATGCATGGTCACTATAGTTATGTGATTAAAGTATGTTACCTCTATACATGATCTGATTGTCTGAATAATCCTATCaaatatatttgttttctCTGCTTCAAATGATCTCCATTGAAGAAGTGCTTTGTACACAACACAGGCAGCAACAGGTCTCTTCTTATCAAACTGCTTATCTTCCAGAAGACACTTGATGAGCAAGTCATGGTTTTCCTGTGATAGGATAGTAACAGGTTGTATGTTTAGTGACTGCACAACTGAAATAGGCAGTATCCTGACTTATGGTGATTGGTCTTTGCTACAGTTTAGCTTTCAGTTGATGATTACCTGCTGCCTGTCTGTTAGGGACCTTTGTTTAGTTAAGAGGGAGACAAGACGTTCAGGCTCCTGGAAACAAACTTCACCCATTAGAATCTAGGAAAAATCTATGATTTGtttctattctttttcctGTCACACCATGGAAATGAATAAAGAATGAGGATGGAAGTACTTTTGTCATTTGAGGCTCTTCTTTTATGTGGTGTCCATTGTCAAAGTTCTGCATCATAAGAGGGTTAGTGCCGATTTTTGAAAAGCTACACAATCAGTACAACTGCACAGAGAAGTGTACCTTGAGTTGGGAAAAAATCCTTTCAGGAGCCACTGTCTGTTCTAAAGAGGCTGGATGTTTCCGGAGTGATTCATTCTCCGATTCCAGGTCTTTTATCTTATGCTTGAGGCTGGAAATCACACATTAAATTCCAAATCTCTTAGCAAAATTAATTGTTGAGGTTGAGCTTCTAGCTTTGTTTGAATTGCAAATTGAAATTGTACGTAAATAGCTTAATTCAATCCTGCTGAATTATATATGAAGTCTTGAGGTTGCACTATTGTAGCAATGACTATAGGAAACTGAAGTCATTACTGATCATGCATATGCAACATAAGACTGCTCTATCGTCTACTTATGTGTCTCTGTGGAGTGTTAGGGATTCAGGGTGTGGTatatttggggattttgggtTTGTCGTTGACCTAGAGATAGGATTAGAGTTCAGGAATCAATCAGGTTTACAAAGCATTACTCAAATATCTTCGTAAAAGGAACTATCAAATATCTTTGTAAATGGAACTAACTGAAAGAGTAGACAACTGGAATTTTAGGACAGCAGAGGAAGTAGTACTTTGTTGCTGTAATTTGTAGTTAGTTATACAGCATCACATTCGCTTATTATGAGGATGTTTAGGGATCAGGATTCTGTGTTACTTCAGCAACCAAATTGAAGATGCTGATTATTAGATCTCCATCATAAAGTTAACAGCAGAGAAccataatattagaaaagaaagaagaagaagacctAAACACTTTCTTCCAAAGCATATCTCCCGGAGAATGGCAACTAAAGATCGTCAGGATTTCATTAACGACTGCTGTATTGCAGTTCTCTAAATTGATTCCAACTAAAGATTGTCAGCACACTAAAGTTCTAAATTCAATTCCTATTTTGTAGATTAGCTATGAACTCTAAATCCCAGTCTAACAAAACCCTACACTTTTACTCAACATTCTTCCTTACAAGGTTTTAGAGCAACTATAGAAATGTTCTGTGTTTTGTTTGCAAAGATGTCTAATTGTGCACCTTTAAAagataactttttcttttccttaatcCTCTAGAAGTAATTAGTTGAATTGCATAATGAACTTATCCTTTACTGAGTTGTTTCACATTCAGAGGACAGAAAGGGggataaaatattcttatatcccatagaaaatgaaaagccCATAAAAAGTTCGAATGATCTCTTTGACTTACACATTTATTTCTTCAGAAAGGTCCTCTTTAGTTGATGCAACCAGTGCCTGCTGGCGTAGAACCTGATTTTCTGACTCGAGATTGGACAAGTTCAATTCTAATCTGACAGCCaacaaaaagtaaattaacCACATTTGATGACTATAGACCTGCATGTATGacaattctttatttttacctCTCAATGGTCTCTTGGAGCTGCATTGTTTTCAGCTGTGCTTCTTCTGCCTCTTTTAGTCTttctttgctttctttttctaattcatTACACTTGTCCTCAAACTGctctattttcttcttcatgtCTCTTAGCTTATCCTAATAAGTATTATACATATAAGATCACTTGTCAGTTAAATGATTCTCTCATTTATTTGTGCATGTAAGTGTGCCTTTTCTAGTTGTGGTGCATTTATGGTGAGTGGTTaccctttcttttatttctcagTTGTCTGAATTATTCCCCTCAAAGGTTATGTCAGCGGACATTGAGTTACTTTTGAACCAATTGTTCTTGGGCCTTACTTTTGCAATGTCAGTGATAGGATTGAATCAACTGTTGTGGATCAATTTTTTTGCAAAGATGGTTTTAAAATGGTTGGCTGATGGTTGTATTATTCattttatgaaattctttGGCTGGCATGATTTTGTTTCAAATAATGAGTCATTTCTTCCTCTCttattccttcttttttctttaaaaagagagaaaagagaattCTTTGGGAAGAGTTCATTGCTCATTGACAAATAGGCTTGGGTAGAAGTCATTCCCAAAAACTAGCTCAAACGAAGAGGGTGCCCAATTCACATATATACACCATAACAACTCAATAACTAGACGATGTGGaataaatacaacttctaacacCCTCCCTCACGCTTGGCGTGACGTGCAAACGAGCCGGGTCCAAATCCATCATCATAGGCAAAAGGCTAGCTTTAATACCATGACAAATGGGCTTGAGTAGAACTCATTCCCAAAACCTTCTTCCTTTGAGTGTCCAATCCATATAAATACACCATAACAACCCAATAACTAGGTGATGTGGAGTAAATAAAACTTCTAACACTCACCATGGAAGCCACATCAGACTTGGCATCTTAGCTCTAGGGACTAAGGAAATTGATACCTTTGAGAGGTAGCCAAATGATGAAAgtgtaacaaaagaaaagacagTAGCAATTTGATTCCTAATTTTCTTGAAAGTGTTAAAATGTTGGGGTCAAGGTAGAGCCTCTTTTTGGTGTGTGCGCGTGTGTTTTCTccttctaatttttttctttctttggggTCTGAGGTCTATCACGTATGTCAGTATGTGTATCTCAACTTTTAGCAATTAGGCATCAGGTATTTGGAATATGGATTGTCTAGAGATAGGTAACGAGAAGTGGAGAGGATAGGTAAGATTTGCCCCAACCTTAATTGCCATTTTAGTGTTAAAGTTGAGTTGatacataatatatttatgtgaATGGCAGTGTAGTACCATGATGCTGAACTATATATGATATTACCTCCAGTTCCACATTTTGATTACTTAGCAACTCTAGCTTGGTGTTATCCACAACAGGCACCTCTTTGATTACAGGCGGGGCTTGTTCTATAGCTAACTTTGCTGCTTCTTTCTCCTGGATGATTGCTGCATAGGCTTTATCTAGCTTTTCTTGCATTTCTTGCAATGAATTTTCTAGCTTTGCAATTTCTTGCCCCTTAACTCCTTCAAGATCAatctacaaaaaaaaaaaaaataataataatattctgACAGGGTTAAGTGAACCAACTCGATTAAGAAATTTCAGTTGGTTTCTTGCTGAATTTGGATTTTGGGATACAGAAATCCAAGTTAATGAAAACTGAGAAATAAAGCAATGAAGGCTTTAATATCATTAAACTgacaaaaaatgaaattttggaTTTAATGACCTTTTATGCATGAAGTTGTATAATCTCTGATTGATATGCCGACCAAATCTGTGTACATGAGGACTAGCTTTGGAGCTAACATAAAGTtcataagaattttatttattaaaatgagtTCCACAATTCACAACCTGAAGTGAATTTCCAGGATTTCCTCATTTTGGGATATTCTAGTAGATGATAGATTTTGATCTTCCCTTTTACTTGGCCAAACGATGAGCTTTCtccaactttcttttttctttgaaatccCTCAAACCAAACATTGCCTGACCTTTTCCTAAAGACATTTTAGATGACTAACTAACGCCAAGCATGTATTAGGATAGGTGATGAATATGTGAGTATGTAGCTGAAATGTCTAATATACAACTGACAATTTGTTGAAATCTAACTCATCTTCCATTTATATTGCCTAAATAATTGTTGTCCCTTTCaaacttaatattaaattctttaaaaaaaaaataaatgacatGCAATTTTACCCTCaattgtttttcaaattccaGCCGCCATGTTAGCTCTTCAACACGTTTCTCTAGTTTATCCTTAGCTTCTTTAAGCGCCCCTGTTTCTCTTGCAGCCTGCACCACTATCTCAGTAAATTCCAATGTTCATTGAGTTAACTATATCCTTgttcaaaagaagcaaatttaGTGCTACCCACCATCCGCAGTTTTCTAAGCTCCTTCCTTGCTGTCCTAGCCCTCCAAAGACACTGAAGTGCAAGGGTTGCTTTCTTCTGTTGCTTGTAAGCTGAAAGAGCTTGGAATCTTCTCCATTGAGTCTGTTATTTCGAGAAATCAGTCAATTATTCATCCGAATGATTTGGCGTAGAGCAGCCAGAGGTTGTTGTTTACCTGAATTATAGTTGCAGCCTTGGTTCTTCTTCTGCATCTATATTCATTACGTGCTGCCATTGCTCGTAGTCCAGTTTGAATAGATACTGCTGATTTCTGCATGTTTGTGTAATATTTTCTTGCCATACGAGCACGAACATTTTTTTGTATACGGGTAGAGGCTGCTTCTTTTCTCATGTCTTCATAAAGCTTACGTGCAAGTTGTGCTATATAAGAGgcatattaaaagaattgttAGTTATGTTACAGCTAGCAACAATGTAAACTATAGTGCAAGTGGCTTATATGGTTGGAATCAAGTTCAAATATCCTTGCAGCTTGTCTATAGAATTCAAAATGATGGAATCCAACTGTGGCATCTTATTTACTACCATATAAAACACGATCAATATATACAGATTTTTACATGAACAAAAGCTTTGTCATGGTTGATTGGTTTCTGGGTGTCTGACTTGAGGACAGCTATTGTTAAAACATCAGGTTCTTAATGAGGGGAATGAATACAAAAGTCATTTCAAAGGGGCGTTGTTGTTCTTTGCTGACATTACTTTTTCATTCTGTCTATAAATGTGTTGGTACCTTGGAAATCTTATAATGGGAAGAGGGCTGCTAGGTATGGACCATCGACCTGTTGTGCTATGAGGCAGTCAAATGATTTCCCTCTTGTTATACATTGGTTTGCACcctattatgttattttatactCTTGCaagattgaaaaaaaaataaaaagaagcgGGCTACAGTTTTGCAACTGAAAAATGACAAGCAAAAGCTGACTAGCCAAACATCACCTGTTATAATTTACTCAGATTGGCTAGTGGATGTGAATTTTGCTATAATGCAAgatataatatatttcaataaaagTTGGGCAACCTCTCCAGAGCTTCTGCATAAATATTGAAGCATTCCGTAAGGCAATGAACTCTTTTCTGGTTAGATgtgttcgaatttgtcgcTGGATTCGTCTAGCAGAAGTAGCCAAAACTTCAGTTCTTCGAGCATCTAACTCGGCCATCTGCCCAGCTCTAAGGAACACTTTCGTTTTCCCAATCTGAATTAAGCAGTTAGGTGCTTAATATTGAATGTAATCTTTCAGATGTGAtagcttttaattttctatggTTAAGAAGTACCTGATAACCCTTCAAACCCATGTTCTCCAGGATGGCAATGCATGCAGATTTTTCGTCTGACCTGCTTAGTCAATGCAAGTTAACATTAGAGTAGTAAAAGAAGTCAAAATAGTTTTTGTTGGTGATAAGTTTCCAGATTAGCATCTGAAGGCATTGATGGACATCTCATCTCATTAAGCTAATAGTATCAGATGAAAGCAATGCCAAGAACAATCAGTATTGaaggaatatatatatatatatatacccttCCAGAACATCAGGAGCAAGCATTCCAAAACGATCAAGGAACTCATCAAACGTTCGTTTGGTCGGATACCCGGCGCAGCTTATCCTAATCGCCTCTAGTACACCCTGTTATAGAGTTTGTTGGCACAGTTGTTGTCAATAGGAGTTTGAGAAGTTATTTCACCTAcaagaataacaaaaactCAAAGTCCTATGTACATAACAAGGTAAAGGAAATATTGATCTTACCCCACATCTTAACTGGTTTAACACATTGAAATTCTCAAAGATTCCAGGCTTCAGAACTGTATTTGGCTTTACACATCTGATATAATGTGGCTCTGTTGTGTTTAGCGTCTCCATCAAAGATTGTAATTGTTGCTAGATGTTAAGTTTTGAGCTAGGAGTGAGTCTATGTCTCGGTAATGTATTACTTGTACAAAATGCTGCTGCTTTAAAAGGATGGAGCTTACCTTGAAGCGGGTACCAATGGAAGAGAACTTGGATTGCTTCGATGTCTCTTCAGGTAATGGAGGGAAAAGATTAGCAACAAAAGGGCACTTGGATGCATTTAATAAAGCTTGATGTTCTGCTACAACATAGTCTTTGTTTTTATCAAGAAATTGGTCAGCTTGGTATATAACCTGTTTACCAAATGGCTCaacaatgagaaaacaaatttcGAAATGTTTCATTGGGTAgtcaaggaaaaaaaaatccaaaccATAGCATACATCTCCTGCATAGTGGTTGATTGTGAAGTCTGTTCTAGCAAGTTTTGGCTTGCTGAAACGTTTGTGTCCTTTGTATGTCTGGTACATCTTTTGTGCAAATGTTTCATGAGTGGACTTGGGGAACATGCTGCActataaaaaatcttaaagtTATTGCTAAATAGTTTCAAGAGTGATTTATACATCTTCCCTTTCTGattgtatattatttaaaacccTGATGGTTCATGACTTGGAAATTTTGTGTATTAGTTAAAACCCTGATGGTTCAAGATTTGgaggtttcttttctttttctttcttaactctctctctctctctctctctctctctctctgtacACACACACCCACGCACGCACCAGGCCTCGTCGAGCAGGGCAATTATTCCACCAGGTTTCTGCATGCaaggaaaaaaatgattaGTTATGACATCATGAACACTGCATTACTTTGTCATTGCAATTGTCTTCTAGTAACCAGTACCTTCTCAATAAGATCCAAAACATCCTGGTTATCCACAAACTCCACATAGCTCCAGTTTATTTCCTCTCTTGTATACTCTTCTTGCTCCATCTTAAATACATGCTGCGGATAAGATCCATTTATACATGAGAACAGCTGTAtgtatttattgaattatgcATAGGAATTTATCTGTACCTGGTTGAAATGCTGTTGCAACTTCTCATTTGTTAGGTTGATGCAAAGCTGCTCAAAACTGCCAAATTCAGCTGATTATATATTCCTGttaaattttcatttgttGGAAATACATATAGCTTTCACCAGTACCTATTGATTTTGAAGCTTTCGAAGCCATAAATATCAAGCACTCCGATTATGCTTGTTGCGTTGGGATCTTGACCTATTGAGTTGTTAATCTTATCCACAATCCTGCATTATTCAATGACTCGTTGTTTTCACTCcatgaatatataaatgttGGTTTCAAACATATAACTCAAAACTGAAGCAACGTCCACGCTGTTCAGAAGTTAGCTGAGTGGGATTGCCACATTGCTTCATTTGTGTTACCGCTCACATATTGTTGGTATATATACACACTAGAGCGTGTTGGAGGTCAAAGCTTGATTCTCTTACCAATCAAACAGCCTAGAATACACGGTCTTTGCTAAGGCATCACGACTCAAGGTAGCTAGATCTGGGTCCAGAGGTTTTGTAATATTACCATCAGGAGTCACTATGACACGCTTGCAAAGTGAGCTTTCCAGTGCTATCTCATCACACCTAGAAGCATGTATTAGGAACAAGAAGATTAGTAATGATAGCTAACTAGCAAAGAATTCTCTTGTATTGGTGATAGGAATATGCCAAGAGTTCTAACATTAGTAGCTCTGCTGCAGTTTGAAGATGGTAGCGTGACTTCTCATCCTTGAGTTTGGAAGAGTCAACATCTTTCCCTTTGATGAACTCAACATTTCCAAGATGAAGGATTGCAGCTACTACACGAAATATTGCATCCTGCAGAGGAGAAACCAGCCTCAGGTAATTTCAAACATCTACATGATGAGGAAATGTTCAAACTAGTATTTTACTCGTTTACTGATTAGTGATGCAAAGTATGAATACCTGCTCATCCTGGCTGATCCCTACAATGTCCATTGCATTTCGGGTCTCCAAATACTCTCTAGCATCATCTACATTGGCTACTTTGTAACAGTTGGATTGGTTTAGATAGTGGAATGCTCTTGCATCCcctaacttaaattttttcatatccTGAAAGAGAAGATCAGTCAGCTACCTTTCTCGTGAATTAAATGTGTTTCAACTTGGTTGGTGTAGGGGAATTGTGTGAAATCACCTCCGGTGGTGCTGCACAAAGCATGTAAAAGCAATGATAGTTTCTCTCCGGATCTGAAACTTGGCAAACACGGGACCTTTCAAGGAGATAAGTTCGAACTGCAGCTCCGGAGATCTTACCATGCTTATCAAATTGAATCTCAACAAACTTACCAAAACGACTGATGTAGCCGCCCGGTTTATAATCGTTAGTTGAATTACTCTATTTTTTTTGggtaaaacaaaaaaagaagagaggcGAGACTGTCTAAATTTTACCttgaattgttatttttcacGGTTTTAGCATTCCCGAATGCTTCCAGAACTGGATTTGACTGAAGAAGTGGAAATATAACTCTGTATTGTATCAGTTGAATCAGAATAGACAATGTGAATGGAtgtaatattcttaatttacCTCCAAAACTTGCTGTTCCACAGTTCTTCCTTCAATGCCAGATCTTCCCCCCATGAATGCAAGGTATCTCATGAGCATCTTTGTGGTCTCTGTTTTACCAGCTCCACTCTCTCCACTTACCAAAATGGACTGGCTTTCCTGTTCGTTCATCATCGCTCTGAAGTATAGCTTTGTATTATAGCATACGTCGGATTTATGATATAATTCGACATCACTGCAGTACGGTTCACATACCTGTAACAAGTGTCTGCTACAGCAAAAAGATGTGGACTTAGCTCTCCAAAAGCAGCTCCCTTATACTGCTCCATCATGTGAACGTCATACAGATGTAGGAGTCTTTGGAAAGGATTCACAGCTATTAGAATGTTGCCAGTGTAAGTCTGCTTTTTCCAAGATTTGTTATCAGTATCTATCCTTTAATTTTGCAGGAGTAATCGATGATTTCATTTGGTAGCGATGGCAATTAGGTTAATGATTACTCACATATATCTCATTCAGACCAAATCGACAAGCAAGGTTATATAAGACCCCTGGTTCATGCAGGTACGCCAACTTGGTCATGTCATCCACTCCTGCTGGCGGTGCCTCTGTGTCTTTTGGATATATGCTAGATATATCTGCAACGATCTGGAGTTGGAGACAGAAAGAGGCCAACGATTTAGTTACATTCTTTTTGTGTTGCAACCGATTTTGCATGCCAAAGTTACAGAGACTATAGTGAAATTCAACCTTACGCTTTCACGCATGAAAGTAGAGTGCAATTTGAAATGTCAAGaacttctataaaataaatattcttttaaagtaGAGTGCAATTTAAAATGTCAAGGACTTCGATAAATGTTCTATA
The nucleotide sequence above comes from Ricinus communis isolate WT05 ecotype wild-type chromosome 6, ASM1957865v1, whole genome shotgun sequence. Encoded proteins:
- the LOC8289334 gene encoding myosin-12 isoform X2 — its product is MGTPVNIVIGSHVWAEDLEDAWIDGEVTEIKGREATIIATNGKSIVADISSIYPKDTEAPPAGVDDMTKLAYLHEPGVLYNLACRFGLNEIYTYTGNILIAVNPFQRLLHLYDVHMMEQYKGAAFGELSPHLFAVADTCYRAMMNEQESQSILVSGESGAGKTETTKMLMRYLAFMGGRSGIEGRTVEQQVLESNPVLEAFGNAKTVKNNNSSRFGKFVEIQFDKHGKISGAAVRTYLLERSRVCQVSDPERNYHCFYMLCAAPPEDMKKFKLGDARAFHYLNQSNCYKVANVDDAREYLETRNAMDIVGISQDEQDAIFRVVAAILHLGNVEFIKGKDVDSSKLKDEKSRYHLQTAAELLMCDEIALESSLCKRVIVTPDGNITKPLDPDLATLSRDALAKTVYSRLFDWIVDKINNSIGQDPNATSIIGVLDIYGFESFKINSFEQLCINLTNEKLQQHFNQHVFKMEQEEYTREEINWSYVEFVDNQDVLDLIEKKPGGIIALLDEACMFPKSTHETFAQKMYQTYKGHKRFSKPKLARTDFTINHYAGDVIYQADQFLDKNKDYVVAEHQALLNASKCPFVANLFPPLPEETSKQSKFSSIGTRFKQQLQSLMETLNTTEPHYIRCVKPNTVLKPGIFENFNVLNQLRCGGVLEAIRISCAGYPTKRTFDEFLDRFGMLAPDVLEGSDEKSACIAILENMGLKGYQIGKTKVFLRAGQMAELDARRTEVLATSARRIQRQIRTHLTRKEFIALRNASIFMQKLWRAQLARKLYEDMRKEAASTRIQKNVRARMARKYYTNMQKSAVSIQTGLRAMAARNEYRCRRRTKAATIIQTQWRRFQALSAYKQQKKATLALQCLWRARTARKELRKLRMAARETGALKEAKDKLEKRVEELTWRLEFEKQLRIDLEGVKGQEIAKLENSLQEMQEKLDKAYAAIIQEKEAAKLAIEQAPPVIKEVPVVDNTKLELLSNQNVELEDKLRDMKKKIEQFEDKCNELEKESKERLKEAEEAQLKTMQLQETIERLELNLSNLESENQVLRQQALVASTKEDLSEEINVLKHKIKDLESENESLRKHPASLEQTVAPERIFSQLKNFDNGHHIKEEPQMTKEPERLVSLLTKQRSLTDRQQENHDLLIKCLLEDKQFDKKRPVAACVVYKALLQWRSFEAEKTNIFDRIIQTIRSCIESQDNICNLAYWLSTTSTLLYLLQSTLKANNTVKASAKNNRTTAATLFGRMAQGFQPSTMGMGMGMSSGYSGMVEKPNEQLKIEAKYPALLFKQHLAAYVEKIYGLIRDSVKKEISPFLNLCIQAPRSMRARAIRGSSRNIHSNIVTRQQASNIHWQSIVNNLESTLSIMSENNVPPVFTRKIFSQIFSFINVQLFNSLLLRRECCSFSNGEYVKAGLQELEQWCLKASDEFAGSSRDELQHIRQAVGFLVLHQKAQKSLDEITNELCPMLSIPQIYRIGTMFWDDKYGTQGLSPDVIGKMRTLMAEDSINMPNNYSFLLDVDSSIPFSMEELFRSFCAISLSDVDPPPLLRQRSDFHFLLQTTDSL
- the LOC8289334 gene encoding myosin-12 isoform X1 — encoded protein: MGTPVNIVIGSHVWAEDLEDAWIDGEVTEIKGREATIIATNGKSIVADISSIYPKDTEAPPAGVDDMTKLAYLHEPGVLYNLACRFGLNEIYTYTGNILIAVNPFQRLLHLYDVHMMEQYKGAAFGELSPHLFAVADTCYRAMMNEQESQSILVSGESGAGKTETTKMLMRYLAFMGGRSGIEGRTVEQQVLESNPVLEAFGNAKTVKNNNSSRFGKFVEIQFDKHGKISGAAVRTYLLERSRVCQVSDPERNYHCFYMLCAAPPEDMKKFKLGDARAFHYLNQSNCYKVANVDDAREYLETRNAMDIVGISQDEQDAIFRVVAAILHLGNVEFIKGKDVDSSKLKDEKSRYHLQTAAELLMCDEIALESSLCKRVIVTPDGNITKPLDPDLATLSRDALAKTVYSRLFDWIVDKINNSIGQDPNATSIIGVLDIYGFESFKINSFEQLCINLTNEKLQQHFNQHVFKMEQEEYTREEINWSYVEFVDNQDVLDLIEKKPGGIIALLDEACMFPKSTHETFAQKMYQTYKGHKRFSKPKLARTDFTINHYAGDVCYGLDFFFLDYPMKHFEICFLIVEPFGKQVIYQADQFLDKNKDYVVAEHQALLNASKCPFVANLFPPLPEETSKQSKFSSIGTRFKQQLQSLMETLNTTEPHYIRCVKPNTVLKPGIFENFNVLNQLRCGGVLEAIRISCAGYPTKRTFDEFLDRFGMLAPDVLEGSDEKSACIAILENMGLKGYQIGKTKVFLRAGQMAELDARRTEVLATSARRIQRQIRTHLTRKEFIALRNASIFMQKLWRAQLARKLYEDMRKEAASTRIQKNVRARMARKYYTNMQKSAVSIQTGLRAMAARNEYRCRRRTKAATIIQTQWRRFQALSAYKQQKKATLALQCLWRARTARKELRKLRMAARETGALKEAKDKLEKRVEELTWRLEFEKQLRIDLEGVKGQEIAKLENSLQEMQEKLDKAYAAIIQEKEAAKLAIEQAPPVIKEVPVVDNTKLELLSNQNVELEDKLRDMKKKIEQFEDKCNELEKESKERLKEAEEAQLKTMQLQETIERLELNLSNLESENQVLRQQALVASTKEDLSEEINVLKHKIKDLESENESLRKHPASLEQTVAPERIFSQLKNFDNGHHIKEEPQMTKEPERLVSLLTKQRSLTDRQQENHDLLIKCLLEDKQFDKKRPVAACVVYKALLQWRSFEAEKTNIFDRIIQTIRSCIESQDNICNLAYWLSTTSTLLYLLQSTLKANNTVKASAKNNRTTAATLFGRMAQGFQPSTMGMGMGMSSGYSGMVEKPNEQLKIEAKYPALLFKQHLAAYVEKIYGLIRDSVKKEISPFLNLCIQAPRSMRARAIRGSSRNIHSNIVTRQQASNIHWQSIVNNLESTLSIMSENNVPPVFTRKIFSQIFSFINVQLFNSLLLRRECCSFSNGEYVKAGLQELEQWCLKASDEFAGSSRDELQHIRQAVGFLVLHQKAQKSLDEITNELCPMLSIPQIYRIGTMFWDDKYGTQGLSPDVIGKMRTLMAEDSINMPNNYSFLLDVDSSIPFSMEELFRSFCAISLSDVDPPPLLRQRSDFHFLLQTTDSL